The genomic DNA CTATAATTGCTTTTTGTTTTTGGGTTAGTTTAAAACGGTTGTACATGAAACCAGCAAAAATCATAACTAATCCAAGCCCTCCGAACAAAGCATACTGTTGATTTTTTTTGGCTTTAATTTCCGCGCTTTGTTTTGCTAACTCTGCATTTTTTACTTCACTTTCTTTGGCATGAGCAACCGAATCGGCGGCGGCTTGCTTTTCGTATTCGTATTTGAGTTGGGATTTGATTGAGGCCTTTCGAACTGATTCGTTGTTTAAACTATCCCTCATTTTAATATCTAATTCATAATATGTTAATGCATTTTTATAATCTCCCATTTTTTTATAAATGAAATATAACTTATTGCTGGCGCCCATTATTGCATCTGGCCTGCTACTTAAGAGCGCTAAGTCATACGATTCTTTGGCATATTTTAAAGCTTTTGGATAATTTTTTTGCACATAAAACATTTGTGACAAATTGCTTAAAGAAATTGACATGCCATTAAAATCATTCGCCTCTTTTTGAATCTGTACCGTTTTGTTCAAATAAGTTAAGGCTAATTCATTGTTTTTCATTTTTGAATAAACAACCGCCATACTGTTTAGGGTATTGGCTTGATCCATTTTACTATCTAATTCTTGAAATATTTTAAAAGCCTCTTTAAAACAAGGCAAAGCAGCATAATAATCTTTCTTAAAAAAAAGAATCCTTCCTAATGTTGAAATGGAACTCCCTTTAACCTTTTTATTTGTGGGATTAACATTAATATTTATTGCTTCAATTACAAATTGATAGGCTTTTTCATTTTCTCCTAAATTCAAATATAAATTTGCCAAATTAGTTAAAGATCGAGCTCTATCTGTTTTTCTCATTGAATCATTAACAACTGATAAACTTTTTTCAAAATATTCAATTGCATTTTTTATATCACCAATAGAATTAAAATGAAATCCTATATTATTATATATTGAATAAAGCAGCTTACTATTGCCACTTTTTTTTTGCAATTCTATAGCTTTTTTGAAACGCGCTATCGCAATAGAGTTATTTCCAATATGACTTTCAATTAACCCCATATTAGTTAATAATTCGATTTGCTTGTTACTATAGAATTTTTGATAGGAACTATTTTTGAGGGAATCAATATTTTTTAATTGCTTAAAAGCCAATTCTAAATATTTTTTACAGGAGTCGGGACTTTTTCTGTAATAATACTCTGCAATTAACTTATTTGTTGAAATAATCGTTGTATCTGAAGGCTGGTTAAAAATTATTTTTTGTAGGCTGTCTAATTTTGTTGATTGGCTATATCCAGATCGCATGCTTAATATAATGGCAAGCGCATATAGCCAATTAAATTTAATTATCATGTGAAGTTTCACGAAAATAAAGATACTAAATTGGATGGATTCTCTAAGATTCAATCACCCTACCATTTTCAAAGGATAAAGTTCTCGATTTATACTTGTTATATATAATCATATCGTGCGTGGCTAATAAGACTGCCCTACCACTTTCACACAATTGCTTTAATAATTTTAAAATTTCTTCCGAAGTTTCAGGGTCTAAATTTCCGGTAGGCTCATCGGCTAAAATAATTTCCGGATCATTAACCAGCGCTCGCGCAATACTAACCCTTTGTTGTTCGCCACCTGAAAGTTCGTGTGGCATTTTTTGGTCACGTCCCTCCAATGAAACTTTTTTTAATACATCCTGAATTTTATTTTTAATCTCCGATTCCACTTTCCAACCAGTTGCTTTCATTACAAAACGCAAATTTTCATAAACTGTTCTGTCACTTAACAATTGAAAATCCTGAAAAACTATCCCTAGTTTTCTCCTTAAATACGGTATTTGTCGCGATTTTAAATTCTCCAAATTAATTCCGCAAACCGTACCACTGCCGTTTATTAATGGAAGATCGCCATACAGCGTTTTTAAAAAACTACTTTTTCCGCTACCGGTTTTTCCAATTAAATACACAAACTCTCCCTGTTTAACCTCAACACTTAAGTTACCAATCACAGGTCTTTGGTCTTGAAAAATGGTTACATTATCAAATTTTATTAAAGCCGACATCAGTTTATAAAATTAACTACCCTGTATCTATTCCAGGCAATAGTATTATATCAATATCAACATGAATGGGTTAATAACTGCTTCAGAAGAACAATTTTCACCTATTTAAGCAAAGTATTTTTATTGAGATAAAATATACCCGATTTTTTTAGGATGATTCGAATTTTGAGATGTTATTTTCTTGTTTTATTTGTTTTGACTTTTGCCCTTGGCAAAGCACAAAAAACAGCCGCGTACTTTGATAAAGATGCTCAATACAAGCTGGGAATTGATCTTTTTGATAAAAAGTTGTACACCAATGCCCAAAAAGAATTTAATGAATACATTCAAAAAAATAAAAACGGAATTCAAAAAACCGATGCTGTTTTTTACGCGGCAGCATGTGGCATAGAATTGTTTAATAAAGACGGTGAATGGCTAATGCGGCAATTCATAGAAAAAAATCCGGAAAGTCTAAAAATCAATAGCGCTTGGTTTTATTTAGGAAAATCATCATTCAGACGAAAAAAATACAAGGAAACCATTGAGAATATGGAAAAGGTTGATATTTATTCCGTAGATAAAGATCAACTGGCCGAATTATATTTTAAAAGAGGATATAGTTACATGGTACTTGACAATAACAGTAAAGCGAAAGTTGACTTTGCCGAAATAAAAGATGTAGACAATAAATACCAACACCCTGCTTTATATTATTTTTCACATTTGGCCTACGAAGAAAAAAATTATGAAATTGCTTTGGTAGGTTTTAAAAAATTAATTGGCAATCAAACTTTTGGCACAGTGGTACCATACTACATTACGCAAATTTATTTTAGCGAAGGTAAATTTGAACAAGTTGTGGCCGAGGGTCCGGATTTATTGAGAGATAGTAATCACGTGCAACGCTCGCGTGATATTAATCGAATGATTGGCGAGAGTCATTTTAATTTAAAAAATTACAGCGCAGCTTTACCTTTTTTGAAAAAAACAGATTTAGGCTATAGTCCAACCGGGAATTATGCCATAGGGTATTGTTATTATAAAACCGGTGATTATAAAAATGCAGTAAGGCATTTATATGAAGCCACTGAAAAAAATGATTCATTATCGCAAAATGCCTGGTATCATATGGCCGATTGTTATATTCAACTTAAAGATAAAATAAAAGCCAAAAACGCCTATTACAAAGCTTATCAAAATAATTACAATCATCTCATTACCGAAGATGCGCTTTTTAGTTATGCTAAATTAAGTTATGAATTGGATTTTAGCCCGTACAACGATGCGGTAAGAAGTTTTAGTAGGTATTTAAAAGAATACCCCGGCTCACCCAGAAAAAATGAATGTTATAATTATCTAATTAATGTGTATTCAACCACTCGCAATTACAGCCAGGCTATCAAAAGCATAGAGAGCATGGATAAAGTTGATCCTATTTTAAATGTAACTTATCAAAAATTAATTTACTTCAATGGTGTTGAGTATTTTAATAATGGCGACTTGAACAACGCAGAAAAAGAATTTAAAAAATCATTGCAACACAAAGCAGATTTGAAATTTAGCGCTTTAAGTCAATATTGGCTGGGTGAAATTTCTTATTTGCGGAAAGATTACTCTACAGCTATTGAAAGTTGGAAAACTTTTCAGTTGATGGAAGGCGCGGTGCAATTGAAAGAATATGAATTAAGTAATTACGCATTAGGATATGCCTATTTTTTAAGAAAAAACAAAGACGACTATACCAACGCACATGTATCTTTCCGGAAATTCTTGATGACGAATAATACCCTAGATGAGAAAAAAGTGAATGATGCACATACCCGAATAGCCGATAGCTATTTTATGAATACCGATTATTTTCAGGCTTCCGATTATTACAAAAAAACAATTGATGCAGGAAAAGTGGATGTAGATTATGCCTTATTTCAAAAAGGATTGTGTGATGGTTTACAACGTAAATATGAAAGTAAAATAACAGAACTTAAGAAAATTGAAACCGGTTTTCCGGCTTCCCATTATTTAAGTGCAGCTTTAAATGAAATTGCAGATACCTACCTCCAAAATTTGAAAGAAAATGAAAACGCGATTTTATATTACAACAAAATTTTAAAAAATTACCCTAATTCTTCTTTCACCCGTAATTGCTATGCTCAATTGGGCAATATTTATTATGCCAAAAAAGAAGACGATCAGGCATTTGAGTATTTCGACAAATTTGTGAAACTAGATGCAAAAAGCGATGAAGCCAAAGAAATTTTAGAAACCATCAAAAAAATATTTACTGAAAAAGGGCAGATTGATGAAATGGAAAAATACTTTGCCAACATGGGTAATCCCCTTTCAGAAAACCAGATTGAAAAAGCCGCATATGCTTCGGCCTATGATGCATTTTACAATCAAAAAAATTGTGATTTGGCATTACCAAAATGGGAATCATATATTCAGCGCTTTCCAAATGGCAAATACATTACAGAAGCCCATTTTGTTGTAGCAGAATGTAATTACGGTAAAAACAATTATGAAAGTGCTCTTAACGGGTATTTACATGTAATTAATAAACCCCGAGGATTGTACAGTGAGGTAGCTTTATCAAAAGCTTCATATATCTATAACAAAGACAAAAATTACAAAGAAGCCTTGCCGTTATTTATACAATTGCAAGAAGTTGCTGAAACTCCTTCCAATAAAAGTGCCGGCAAATTTGGTGCCATGCGCGCCGCTTTTTATTTAAATGAATATGAAACAGCATTAACGGAATGCACCAAAGTATTAAACACCGAAAAATTAACTCCTCAACAAAATAGTGAAGCCGTATACATTAAAGCCAGGTCATTATATGAAACCAACAGGCTGGATGACGCAGCCATGGAATTTAAATCAATAGTAAAAACGGCTAAAAACCTAAAAGGAGCTGAAAGCTATTATTACCTGGCAAAAATAAGTTATAGCAAACAGGATTACAAAGATGTGGTGAAGCAGGTTAATAAATTGATTGGTTACGAATACACCAATGATGAATGGAATAATAAAGCCATGTTGTTATTAGCAGATGCTTATATGGCCAATAATGAATTTGCAGATGCGCAAGTAGTTTTAGAAAGTATCATAGAAGGAAAAGTAAAACAAGAGTATGTGGATGAAGCCAATAAAAAATTGGAAGAATTAAAAGCCAAGACTCGAAAAAATGAAGAACCTCTCGAAAACAAAAGTATGAATATTGAATTTGAACAATCGCAAAAAGATAAAGATGTTCAAAATCAAGTAATTCCTCCAACAAATGTAGTGCCGGAAAATACTAATCCTGAAGAGCCTAAATGATGAAAGCAAAATTGGAACATATACTTATGTGGAATACTAAAGCTGCTCAGCAAATATCTGAAAATGATAAATCGCTTATTAATTTTTGGTTAATATTTGTGTTATCGTTCTTATTTGCTTTGGCTTCAAGCGCTCAAACTAATTTACACGACATTAATTATGTTGCCACCAGTAGTTTTGTGCCAACCATAAAAGATGCGGTAAAGTACAATGATATGCCTGAAATAAAAGACAGCGTAAAAAAAATAAGCAACATCAATTACGGCATACAAAGCGAACCGATGTTTCCAAAATACCAAGTTGAAACAATCGACGCCGCAAAAATGCAAAACGAACCATTGCCCAAATTATATCACTCACTTTTAAAAGTTGGTTATGGCCCCTTTTACAGCATGCCGTACGGAGAATTCTGGGCAGGGAATACACGAAACCGAGATCAAAGTTTTGGAGCACATCTAAAACATTTTTCAAGTAACACCCACTTACAGGATCATGGCTACGGAGGATTCAGCGATAACAATGCAGAAGTTTTCGGCAAAAATTTTTATCGCAAACATACTTTAGGCGGAACATTGAATTATAGCAGAAACGTAATTCATTATTACGGATATGATTCTTCTTTACATCAAATTACTGATAATGATTATACGAAACAACGTTATCAGCTTTTTGAACCAAAAATCAGGGTACAAAGTCATTATACCGACAGCACACGCCTGAATCACGATATTGGTTTGAGTTACTATAACCTAAGCAATCTTCACCGGGAATCAGAAAATAATATTCAGGCAGGAATTCTGGCGAGTACCTTTTTAAATAAAGAAAAACTAAATGTTGGTTTAAATACAAACTATTATAACCATAAACAAAGTAACGACACCATCAATGATTTAATTGTAAACCTTAGTCCCTCTTTTGAAGCAGCCGGTAAAAAGTGGAATGCGGAAGTAGGTTTAATTGCCACATTAGATGCGTTTAGAGACACCACTAAATTTTATGTGTATCCTAAATTAAATGTTCAGTATGATGTGTTTGAACACATCATTATTCCTTACGCTTCAATCACCGGCGGATTAATTAAAAACAGTATGCGTAGTTTAACGAATGAAAATCCGTTTGTGGATACTACACTCAATTATAAAAACACAAATAATAAATACAATTTTGCAATAGGTTTAAAAGGAAATTTATCCAGTAACACCTCATATGATGCGCGGGTAACTTATGGTCAATATGATAATCTGCACTTCTATTCTATAAACTACAAAAGCAATATTCAGTTATATAATCAGTTTCAGGTTATATATGATCACGCTTCCCTATTAAATATTCACGGCTCATTGTCTTACAAACACAAAGAAAAAATAAATATTATAGGTAAGGGTAATTATTACATTTATTCCCCTGAAAATTTAAGTAAAGCGTATCATAAACCTGATTTTGACGTTACCTTATCCGGTATATATAATTTAAAAAGTAAATTTATTTTAAAAGCTGATTTATTTGTAATGGGTCAGCAATGGGCCTTATCTGTTCCAAAAAGCGACACCTCTTCTGTATTAAAAGATGTTCAGATTAAAGGATGGTTAGATGCCTCTCTCGAATTGGAGTACAGATATAGTAAAATGATGAGCTTTTTCATAAGAGCTAATAACATTGCCAATCAGCGTTATTACAGATGGGAAAATTACCCAACGCAACGATTTAATTTTATGTTTGGTTTAACTTTTATTCCTTTTTAATCTTTCTTCTACCACAAAAAGGGTATAATTTTTAACTCTTAATTTCCTACTTTTAAAGAATCCTCATGAAGTCTTTAATTGAATTAAAAAGTGGCGAGTCGGGCATTGTTCAAGAAATAAGTGATGTTGAAATAGCCATTAAGTTAATTGAATTGGGTTGTATTCCCGGAGAATTGATTACTGTAAGTAAAATTGCTCCGCTCGGGTGCCCAATAGCTATTCAATTGGGTTCCGATGAATTAAGTTTAAGAAAAGAAGAAGCTATAACTATTCTAGTTGAACCCATTTAAGTTTGTCTGCACTTCAAAATATTCCATTACAAGTTTTATTAGCCGGTAATCCAAATGCCGGCAAATCTAGTTTATTTAATGCATTAACCGGCTTATCTCAAAAAACCGGTAATTATGCCGGAGTAACTGTTGATAAATACGAAGGCTTTTTTAGAATTAATCATCAAGATAAAAACTATTCGGTTAACCTAATTGATTTACCCGGTATTTATAGTTTAAATCCAAAAACTATTGATGAGCATGTTGCATTTGATAATTTAGTTTCTGAAAAAAATAAACCGGATGTGGTGGTAGTGGTGGTGGATGCGGGAAATTTGAAAAGAAATTTATTGCTGGCTACTCAGGTAATTGATTTAAAATATAAAACAGTTGTTGTTTTGAATATGATGGATGAGGCGGAAAAACAAAACATCAGCATCAATATAAACGGTCTTCAAGAAAAACTAGGCGTACCTGTTGTGGCAGTGAATTCAAGAACCGGGGAAGGAATTGAAGGCGTTAAAACAGCGATTCTAAATGCCACTGTAAGCCATAGTCACTTTTATGATATGGCTAACCTAAAATCAAAAACCTATTCTGATTTATTAATCAGTGAAAAGAACAACAGAACTTTTCATAACCAAGATCAGATGTACCGAATAAATTTAATCCGATACTTAATAAACTCATTCGTGCAGGCACCAACAAAATTGTTCATGCGTGAGTTTTCGAAAAAAATCGATAGCGTAATTACACATAAAATTTTTGGTTATCTTTTTTTAATTTTTATACTCTTCTTAATTTTTCAATCCATCTTTTTCATTGCGGAATATCCCATGGAATGGATTGAAAGCGCTTTTATTAAAATTCAATCTTGGCTTCAGGATACCCTGCCGCAAGGTGCTTTAAGTGATTTATTGGTAAATGGAATCGTTTCCGGATTAAGCGGAGTATTCATCTTTATCCCTCAAATTGCCCTGTTGTTTTTATTCGTAGGTATTTTAGAAGATACCGGTTATATGGCTCGGGCCGGTTTTATCATGGATAAAATTATGAGAAGATTTGGTTTAAACGGGCGTTCGGTTATCCCATTAATTAGTGGTACAGCCTGCGCAGTTCCATCCATCATGGCCACTCGTTCTATCAGTAATTTTAAAGAACGATTAATTACGGTTTTCATTATCCCGTTAGTGAGTTGTTCTGCTCGCCTACCGGTTTATATTTTAATCGTATCCCTATTGTATCCCAACGACTCCGATCAAGGCTTCTTTCATTCCAAAGGACTTGTTCTTCTTTTACTTTATTTAATTGGTTTTACCGCCACCTTTTTAACCGCATTTTTTCTTAATAAATTAATTCCGAATAAAGAATCTTCTGTATTTATTATGGAGTTGCCGATTTACCGCTTTCCACATATCAAAAATCTCCTTTTCCTCGTTTACAATAAAGTGAAAGTATTTGTTTTTGAGGCCGGTAAAATAATTATGGCCATTTCGATCATATTGTGGTTTTTAAGTTCATATGGGTATAGCGAAAAATTCAGACAAACAGACTTGGCCTTAACAAAAGCCCTAGCCATAAATCAAACGGATTCCCTCACTTATCTACAAGCTCAAAAACTCGAACATTCCTTTGTAGGTTCTATTGGTAGAAAAATAGAACCTCTCATTAAACCCATGGGCTTTGATTGGAAAATTGGCATTGCCTTAATTACTTCTTTTGCCGCCCGTGAAGTATTTGTAGGTAGTATGGCCACTATTTATAGCGCAGGGAACGAAGGTAGCATCCGAGATAAACTAATGAATGAAACCGACAGCAGCGGCAAAAAAATATATACGCCGGCAGTTTGTTGGTCCTTATTACTTTTTTACTCCTTTGCCTTGCAGTGTATGAGTACTATAGCTATTGTTAAAAGAGAAACCAAGAGCTGGAAATGGACCGGCATTCAGTTTTTATATATGAGCGCATTAGCCTATTTTTCGGCCTTAATCGCTTATCAGCTGCTTTCTTAATTGTAAAATCCCCCAATTGAGGTTTTGCGATATTGTATAATTAATTACATTTTTGTATTTATATACATTCCTATGAAAACTTCGATGCTTTTAAAATGTGCAGTTCTGCTTGTAGTATTCACATTTTGCCATACCAAAAAACAAACCGTTCAAATTAAAACGGAAGATATTCCTGTTATACAATTAGACACTATACAGGTTCAACCTGCAGTGGTTGAAAATAAAATATACAATGAAACACCAACGCGAATAAACGACATATTACACACCAGACTGGAAGTTAATTTTGATTGGAATAAGAGCAGATTAAATGGTATTGCCACACATTATATTAAACCTCACTTTTATCCAACCAAACAATTAACACTGAATGCAAGAGGGATGGAAATATTAAATATTGAAATACAGGATATTAATTCAGAAGAAGCAAAATGTTTTTGTGCTTCCGAAAAAAAAAAGGCAACAGCCTATCCATTAAAATATGTTTATGAAAACGATGAATTAATTATTGATTTAAATGACACTTTTAGTTCAAATCAGATTTATAAAATTGTAATTAAATATATTGCCAAGCCCAATGAATTAAAAAAAGGAGGAAGTGCTGCAATTAGTGATGATAAAGGATTATATTTTATTAATCCAACCGGAGAAAATCCATTAAAAATGCCACAAATATGGACACAGGGCGAAACGCAATCCAATTCGGCTTGGTACCCAACTATAGATAATCCGGTAGAAAAAATGTCGCAGGAAATTTTAATGACCGTTGATAATAAATACACCACACTTTCAAACGGATTATTAATAAAATCCACTACCAATAAAGATGGTACACGTACCGATCATTGGAAATTAGAACAACCGCATTCTCCTTATTTAACCATGATGGCTGTTGGACAATTTGTAAAAGTAACCGATGAACCCTGGAAGGGTAAAGAAATATCTTATTATGTAGAACGGGAATACGAGCCACACGCTAAAGCCATATTTGGCGACACCAAAGAAATGATAGAATTTTATTCTTCAAAATTAGGTGTAGATTATGCCTGGCCTAAATACGCACAAATTGCAGTTCGTGATTATGTAAGCGGGGCAATGGAAAATACCAGCGCAACCCTGCATGGAGACTTCGCTGTTTATCAAACCACTCGGGATATGATTGACGGCAAAAGAGGAACAGATATTATTGCACATGAACTTTTTCATCAATGGTTTGGCGATTTGGTTACCTGCGAAAGCTGGAGCAACTTACCGTTAAATGAAAGTTTTGCTACTTACGGTGAATATTTATGGGAAGAATATAAATATGGACGTGATGCAGCCGATCAACATCATGTGGCCAGCAAAGCAAGTTATATGTTTTCAGGAAAGGAAGTAGATTTAATTCGCTTTGATTATAAGCACAGAGAAGATATGTTTGACGGATTCAGCTATGCCAAAGGCGGGCAAGTACTTCACATGTTACGTAAAGTAGTAGGTGATGATGCTTTTTTTGCCTCATTAAAAAACTATCTGGAAACCAATAAATACAAAACAGCTGAAATACATCATTTACGTTTAGCGTTTGAAGAAACAACAGGCCAAGACCTCAACTGGTTTTTTAACCAGTGGTTCTTAAACAAAGGAAGACCTACGCTTAATGTATCTAAAAATTATAATGCTTCAGCGCAAAAAATTGAAATTGAAATTGAACAGAAACAAGACTTTAAAATTGCTCCTTTGTATAAATTACCGGTTGATATTGATGTTTATGCCGATGGGAAAAAGCAAAGAACCAGAATATGGATTACCAAACAAAAGGAAACTTTTAAAATTCCTTGTATCAAGCAACCGGACTTGGTTAATTTTGATGCGGAAAGACAATTACTTTGCGATTTAAATT from Sphingobacteriaceae bacterium includes the following:
- a CDS encoding tetratricopeptide repeat protein → MRSGYSQSTKLDSLQKIIFNQPSDTTIISTNKLIAEYYYRKSPDSCKKYLELAFKQLKNIDSLKNSSYQKFYSNKQIELLTNMGLIESHIGNNSIAIARFKKAIELQKKSGNSKLLYSIYNNIGFHFNSIGDIKNAIEYFEKSLSVVNDSMRKTDRARSLTNLANLYLNLGENEKAYQFVIEAININVNPTNKKVKGSSISTLGRILFFKKDYYAALPCFKEAFKIFQELDSKMDQANTLNSMAVVYSKMKNNELALTYLNKTVQIQKEANDFNGMSISLSNLSQMFYVQKNYPKALKYAKESYDLALLSSRPDAIMGASNKLYFIYKKMGDYKNALTYYELDIKMRDSLNNESVRKASIKSQLKYEYEKQAAADSVAHAKESEVKNAELAKQSAEIKAKKNQQYALFGGLGLVMIFAGFMYNRFKLTQKQKAIIEIQKEIVEEQKKLVEEKQKEILDSIHYARRIQMAQIPSNTSIEKLLRKLKGIS
- a CDS encoding ATP-binding cassette domain-containing protein, whose protein sequence is MSALIKFDNVTIFQDQRPVIGNLSVEVKQGEFVYLIGKTGSGKSSFLKTLYGDLPLINGSGTVCGINLENLKSRQIPYLRRKLGIVFQDFQLLSDRTVYENLRFVMKATGWKVESEIKNKIQDVLKKVSLEGRDQKMPHELSGGEQQRVSIARALVNDPEIILADEPTGNLDPETSEEILKLLKQLCESGRAVLLATHDMIIYNKYKSRTLSFENGRVIES
- a CDS encoding tetratricopeptide repeat protein, translated to MTFALGKAQKTAAYFDKDAQYKLGIDLFDKKLYTNAQKEFNEYIQKNKNGIQKTDAVFYAAACGIELFNKDGEWLMRQFIEKNPESLKINSAWFYLGKSSFRRKKYKETIENMEKVDIYSVDKDQLAELYFKRGYSYMVLDNNSKAKVDFAEIKDVDNKYQHPALYYFSHLAYEEKNYEIALVGFKKLIGNQTFGTVVPYYITQIYFSEGKFEQVVAEGPDLLRDSNHVQRSRDINRMIGESHFNLKNYSAALPFLKKTDLGYSPTGNYAIGYCYYKTGDYKNAVRHLYEATEKNDSLSQNAWYHMADCYIQLKDKIKAKNAYYKAYQNNYNHLITEDALFSYAKLSYELDFSPYNDAVRSFSRYLKEYPGSPRKNECYNYLINVYSTTRNYSQAIKSIESMDKVDPILNVTYQKLIYFNGVEYFNNGDLNNAEKEFKKSLQHKADLKFSALSQYWLGEISYLRKDYSTAIESWKTFQLMEGAVQLKEYELSNYALGYAYFLRKNKDDYTNAHVSFRKFLMTNNTLDEKKVNDAHTRIADSYFMNTDYFQASDYYKKTIDAGKVDVDYALFQKGLCDGLQRKYESKITELKKIETGFPASHYLSAALNEIADTYLQNLKENENAILYYNKILKNYPNSSFTRNCYAQLGNIYYAKKEDDQAFEYFDKFVKLDAKSDEAKEILETIKKIFTEKGQIDEMEKYFANMGNPLSENQIEKAAYASAYDAFYNQKNCDLALPKWESYIQRFPNGKYITEAHFVVAECNYGKNNYESALNGYLHVINKPRGLYSEVALSKASYIYNKDKNYKEALPLFIQLQEVAETPSNKSAGKFGAMRAAFYLNEYETALTECTKVLNTEKLTPQQNSEAVYIKARSLYETNRLDDAAMEFKSIVKTAKNLKGAESYYYLAKISYSKQDYKDVVKQVNKLIGYEYTNDEWNNKAMLLLADAYMANNEFADAQVVLESIIEGKVKQEYVDEANKKLEELKAKTRKNEEPLENKSMNIEFEQSQKDKDVQNQVIPPTNVVPENTNPEEPK
- a CDS encoding ferrous iron transport protein A, with product MKSLIELKSGESGIVQEISDVEIAIKLIELGCIPGELITVSKIAPLGCPIAIQLGSDELSLRKEEAITILVEPI
- the feoB gene encoding ferrous iron transport protein B, which translates into the protein MPLQVLLAGNPNAGKSSLFNALTGLSQKTGNYAGVTVDKYEGFFRINHQDKNYSVNLIDLPGIYSLNPKTIDEHVAFDNLVSEKNKPDVVVVVVDAGNLKRNLLLATQVIDLKYKTVVVLNMMDEAEKQNISININGLQEKLGVPVVAVNSRTGEGIEGVKTAILNATVSHSHFYDMANLKSKTYSDLLISEKNNRTFHNQDQMYRINLIRYLINSFVQAPTKLFMREFSKKIDSVITHKIFGYLFLIFILFLIFQSIFFIAEYPMEWIESAFIKIQSWLQDTLPQGALSDLLVNGIVSGLSGVFIFIPQIALLFLFVGILEDTGYMARAGFIMDKIMRRFGLNGRSVIPLISGTACAVPSIMATRSISNFKERLITVFIIPLVSCSARLPVYILIVSLLYPNDSDQGFFHSKGLVLLLLYLIGFTATFLTAFFLNKLIPNKESSVFIMELPIYRFPHIKNLLFLVYNKVKVFVFEAGKIIMAISIILWFLSSYGYSEKFRQTDLALTKALAINQTDSLTYLQAQKLEHSFVGSIGRKIEPLIKPMGFDWKIGIALITSFAAREVFVGSMATIYSAGNEGSIRDKLMNETDSSGKKIYTPAVCWSLLLFYSFALQCMSTIAIVKRETKSWKWTGIQFLYMSALAYFSALIAYQLLS
- a CDS encoding M1 family metallopeptidase, whose product is MKTSMLLKCAVLLVVFTFCHTKKQTVQIKTEDIPVIQLDTIQVQPAVVENKIYNETPTRINDILHTRLEVNFDWNKSRLNGIATHYIKPHFYPTKQLTLNARGMEILNIEIQDINSEEAKCFCASEKKKATAYPLKYVYENDELIIDLNDTFSSNQIYKIVIKYIAKPNELKKGGSAAISDDKGLYFINPTGENPLKMPQIWTQGETQSNSAWYPTIDNPVEKMSQEILMTVDNKYTTLSNGLLIKSTTNKDGTRTDHWKLEQPHSPYLTMMAVGQFVKVTDEPWKGKEISYYVEREYEPHAKAIFGDTKEMIEFYSSKLGVDYAWPKYAQIAVRDYVSGAMENTSATLHGDFAVYQTTRDMIDGKRGTDIIAHELFHQWFGDLVTCESWSNLPLNESFATYGEYLWEEYKYGRDAADQHHVASKASYMFSGKEVDLIRFDYKHREDMFDGFSYAKGGQVLHMLRKVVGDDAFFASLKNYLETNKYKTAEIHHLRLAFEETTGQDLNWFFNQWFLNKGRPTLNVSKNYNASAQKIEIEIEQKQDFKIAPLYKLPVDIDVYADGKKQRTRIWITKQKETFKIPCIKQPDLVNFDAERQLLCDLNYTKTKEELLFQYKNAPLYGDRHESLKENENQLQDALVYDMFKHAAQYDPFAPLRNYAISKLQSFSDKKEDLKPLFTQIYKADKKTTTRARALEALNKLFTDDKNIDELNEKAFEEASYAINTVALEHLIAKNPKAAMEKAKSLETESGKSLIFTIASLYATQGADEQIHFFNTNMKYINGFELMTYLNDYTKVAKRASGSEAVLMAATDFEWIARGGSRFTRFGAVKGIKDLLSIWETKEKKIIEQIESAKKESKDATVLEKSKQDISETIKSLQQSYERVK